In a genomic window of Holophagaceae bacterium:
- a CDS encoding peptidase M64, with product MKLSTRALWTLALPLLFSARLLPAAPPPRTLRVDYVHQGTATTESFGLDRVVLEPLPWPGNPAKPVDDSNLGKFKFEVRNAKTKELLYSRGFASIFGEWQDTAEAAKRSRAFSESFRFPKPGGPVEIHLFRRAEGNGWKEIWTLDVDPGAQDVDTSAPLSAGGLVAIQKSGDPSSKVDFLILGDGYTAAERPKFIKDAKRLAALLFAVPPYQEHKTDFNVWGLCPPARESGISRPSTGIHRRNPAGSTYDAFQSERYVLTFDNRAFRELASQAPYDFVEILVNGRTYGGGGIHQLYSTVASDNAFSPYIFVHEFGHHLAGLADEYYTSDSVLEAGKPRTEPWEPNVTADPERPKWMALLSPGIALPTPWKKSEFEAFSHGIQAERRAIRAAGKPEKVMEDLFRREREHETRLLGTDLHSGEVGAFEGANYEATGYFRSQEDCIMFTRDEVGFCAACAKAIRGVIAQYAGH from the coding sequence ATGAAGCTGTCCACCCGCGCGCTTTGGACCTTGGCACTGCCCCTCCTCTTCTCTGCGCGCCTTCTGCCCGCCGCCCCGCCGCCCCGCACCCTGCGGGTGGATTACGTGCATCAGGGCACCGCCACCACCGAATCCTTCGGCCTGGACCGGGTGGTGCTGGAACCCCTGCCCTGGCCGGGCAATCCCGCCAAGCCTGTGGATGATTCCAATCTCGGCAAGTTCAAGTTCGAGGTGCGGAACGCCAAGACCAAGGAATTGCTGTACTCCCGCGGATTCGCGAGCATCTTTGGCGAATGGCAGGACACAGCCGAGGCTGCGAAAAGGAGCCGGGCCTTTTCTGAATCCTTCCGGTTCCCGAAACCCGGCGGCCCCGTGGAGATCCACCTGTTCCGCCGCGCCGAAGGCAATGGCTGGAAGGAAATCTGGACTCTGGACGTCGACCCCGGCGCGCAGGACGTGGACACGTCGGCCCCACTCAGCGCCGGAGGCCTGGTGGCGATCCAGAAAAGCGGCGACCCGTCCTCGAAAGTGGATTTCCTGATCCTCGGCGATGGCTACACCGCCGCAGAGCGGCCCAAGTTCATCAAGGATGCGAAACGATTGGCGGCGCTGCTTTTCGCTGTTCCGCCCTACCAGGAGCACAAGACGGATTTCAACGTGTGGGGCCTCTGCCCGCCCGCGCGCGAAAGCGGCATCTCCCGGCCCAGCACGGGCATCCACCGGCGAAATCCCGCCGGATCGACCTATGATGCGTTCCAATCCGAGCGCTATGTCCTGACCTTCGACAACCGCGCCTTCCGCGAACTCGCCTCCCAGGCCCCCTACGATTTCGTCGAGATCCTGGTGAACGGCCGCACCTATGGCGGCGGAGGCATCCACCAGCTCTACAGCACCGTCGCCAGCGACAACGCCTTCTCGCCCTACATTTTCGTGCATGAGTTCGGGCACCACCTGGCGGGGCTGGCCGACGAATACTACACCAGCGATTCGGTGCTGGAGGCCGGGAAGCCGCGCACCGAGCCCTGGGAGCCCAACGTCACCGCCGATCCGGAGCGGCCCAAGTGGATGGCCTTGCTGAGCCCCGGCATCGCCTTGCCCACCCCTTGGAAGAAATCCGAATTCGAAGCCTTCAGCCACGGGATCCAGGCGGAGCGCCGCGCCATCCGGGCGGCCGGCAAGCCGGAAAAAGTGATGGAGGATCTGTTCCGCCGTGAGCGCGAGCACGAGACCCGGTTGCTCGGCACCGACCTCCACAGCGGCGAAGTGGGCGCCTTCGAGGGCGCGAACTACGAGGCCACCGGCTACTTCCGGAGCCAGGAGGACTGCATCATGTTCACCCGGGACGAAGTCGGCTTCTGCGCCGCCTGCGCCAAGGCGATCAGGGGCGTCATCGCCCAGTACGCAGGACATTGA
- a CDS encoding protein kinase, whose product MPIEPGTRLGPYEILSPLGAGGMGEVWKARDSKLDRMVAVKVLPGHLSGNPDALARFEREAKSLAALQHPNVMGIFDFGTEGDLTFAVMELLEGETLREVIERGPLAPRKAIEIAGQIALGLSAAHSKGIIHRDLKPENVFVLQNGRVKLLDFGLAKTHGALAGSEAATQATTAAPGTLDGTMLGTVGYMSPEQARGTPADARSDIFSFGCLLFEMLSGHRPFEGLTTVDVLHGILHADVDLEGTDLSPGLRRILEHCLDKNPAQRFQSAQDLAFALESSVSTTREPGSSGPRPLHSPPASRSRLRSVLLGAALLGAGIGVGAWWAHRYFQKPLATFSRITFRRGNVLHARFTPDGQNVVYSAAWDGRPSEIFLARTDGSGSRSLGIENATIQSVSAQGDLLVILKRGALSATTAGAGTLAQASLDGGAPRELLERVWGADYGPDGKSFAVAYQAKEGGPYQLDYPLGTRLLESPGIPLTSVKVSPTGEWVAVAVNEPGAASIILVDRQGRSRLIYRIARSSDAESAWSTDGTRLYLMDGETLLALDLDGKVHRIHTDSTLAAIHHVSNTGRMLVEREVVRRISLVRRDGKDTNLAWQQFTLLVDLSSDGEWALMDESGGRLGPTGQPLLRRTDGSPPKLLDPGVPLALSPDARHVLVRLPGKPARLRLVPTSAGVPIDLALEGWDSLEGAFAPDGTRVYATARQGGGSTRIIEFPLDGRPGRVVGSKLARFEEITPDGKHFVALDDQRRIFLAPVSGGPPVPVEARLDEGDYFVGWSAEGQLRIAHAEDSAHLRLDHLDLRSGKRSAWTTLGPPESTGAVRIRSAKASRDGKTLAFTTGLVDVSDLLVIEGLK is encoded by the coding sequence ATGCCCATAGAACCTGGAACCAGACTCGGCCCCTATGAGATCCTTTCGCCCCTCGGCGCGGGGGGCATGGGCGAAGTGTGGAAGGCCCGGGATTCGAAACTCGACCGCATGGTGGCCGTCAAGGTGCTTCCGGGCCATCTCTCCGGCAACCCCGATGCCCTGGCCCGCTTTGAGCGCGAAGCCAAATCCCTCGCCGCGCTCCAGCACCCGAACGTGATGGGGATCTTCGACTTCGGAACAGAGGGAGATCTGACCTTCGCAGTGATGGAACTCCTGGAAGGCGAGACGCTCCGGGAGGTCATCGAGCGCGGCCCGCTGGCTCCACGGAAAGCCATCGAGATCGCCGGACAGATCGCCCTTGGCCTGTCCGCGGCCCACAGCAAGGGAATCATCCACCGGGATCTGAAGCCCGAAAACGTGTTCGTGCTTCAGAACGGCCGGGTGAAGCTCCTGGACTTCGGCCTGGCCAAGACCCATGGGGCGCTCGCGGGTTCCGAAGCCGCCACCCAGGCCACCACGGCCGCCCCCGGCACCCTGGACGGCACCATGCTCGGCACCGTGGGCTACATGAGTCCCGAGCAGGCCCGGGGAACGCCCGCGGACGCGCGGTCCGACATTTTTTCCTTCGGATGCCTGCTTTTTGAAATGTTGTCGGGGCACCGTCCTTTTGAAGGTCTCACCACCGTGGATGTGCTCCACGGGATCCTCCATGCGGATGTGGACCTGGAAGGCACTGATCTGTCCCCGGGCCTGCGCCGCATCCTGGAGCACTGCCTGGACAAGAATCCGGCGCAGCGCTTCCAGAGCGCGCAGGATCTGGCTTTCGCCCTGGAGTCCAGCGTCAGCACGACGAGGGAGCCTGGGTCCTCAGGGCCCCGGCCGCTCCACTCGCCGCCGGCTTCCCGCTCCAGGCTCCGCTCCGTCCTCCTTGGCGCCGCGCTGCTGGGTGCCGGCATCGGCGTAGGGGCGTGGTGGGCCCACCGGTATTTCCAGAAACCCCTGGCCACCTTCAGCAGGATCACCTTCCGCCGGGGCAATGTGCTGCACGCGCGGTTCACTCCCGATGGCCAGAATGTCGTCTATTCCGCGGCCTGGGACGGGCGGCCCAGCGAGATCTTCCTGGCCCGGACCGATGGATCCGGTTCCCGGTCCCTGGGCATCGAGAACGCCACCATCCAATCCGTGAGCGCCCAGGGCGACCTGCTGGTGATCCTGAAGCGGGGCGCTCTCTCGGCCACCACCGCCGGCGCCGGAACCCTGGCCCAGGCCTCCCTGGATGGCGGAGCGCCCCGGGAACTGCTGGAACGCGTGTGGGGAGCGGACTACGGACCCGACGGAAAGAGTTTTGCGGTCGCCTACCAGGCCAAGGAAGGCGGTCCGTACCAGTTGGATTATCCCCTTGGGACGCGGCTGTTGGAGTCCCCGGGCATCCCCCTCACATCCGTGAAAGTCTCGCCCACCGGGGAGTGGGTGGCGGTGGCCGTGAACGAGCCAGGCGCCGCGTCCATCATCCTGGTGGACCGCCAGGGACGCAGCCGCCTGATCTACCGCATCGCGCGCAGCAGCGATGCGGAATCAGCCTGGTCGACGGACGGGACGCGGCTTTATCTCATGGATGGAGAAACGCTGCTGGCCCTGGATCTGGATGGAAAGGTCCACCGGATCCATACCGACTCCACCCTCGCGGCGATCCACCACGTCTCGAATACTGGCCGGATGCTCGTGGAGCGGGAGGTGGTCCGGCGGATCTCGTTGGTGCGCCGGGATGGCAAGGACACCAACCTGGCATGGCAGCAATTCACGCTCCTGGTGGATCTTTCCAGCGATGGCGAGTGGGCGCTGATGGACGAAAGCGGCGGACGCCTCGGGCCCACAGGCCAGCCCCTGCTGCGGCGCACGGACGGGAGCCCGCCCAAGCTGCTGGATCCTGGTGTCCCCTTGGCGCTCAGTCCCGATGCCCGGCACGTCCTCGTCCGGCTTCCGGGCAAGCCCGCGCGGTTGCGCCTGGTGCCCACCTCCGCCGGCGTTCCCATCGATCTGGCCCTGGAAGGATGGGATTCCCTGGAAGGAGCCTTCGCTCCGGACGGGACCCGAGTCTACGCCACAGCGCGGCAGGGCGGTGGTTCCACCCGCATCATCGAGTTCCCGCTTGATGGCCGCCCGGGCCGGGTGGTGGGTTCCAAGCTGGCCAGGTTCGAAGAGATCACGCCGGACGGAAAACACTTCGTCGCGCTCGATGACCAGCGGCGCATCTTTCTCGCCCCGGTCTCCGGCGGGCCGCCGGTGCCTGTCGAGGCCCGCCTGGATGAAGGCGACTACTTCGTGGGGTGGAGCGCGGAAGGGCAGCTCAGGATCGCCCACGCCGAGGACTCGGCCCACCTGCGGCTGGACCACCTGGACCTTCGGAGCGGCAAGCGGTCCGCCTGGACCACCCTCGGCCCGCCCGAAAGCACGGGGGCCGTGCGCATCCGCTCGGCTAAAGCGAGCCGCGACGGCAAGACCCTGGCGTTCACCACGGGGCTTGTGGATGTGTCCGACCTGCTGGTCATCGAGGGCTTGAAATGA
- the fabF gene encoding beta-ketoacyl-ACP synthase II — MQTSRRRVVITGMGTINPCGNSVPATWANLLEGKSGVSTIDRFDVSDYACKIAGQVKDFNPDDTIDKKEQKKMDIFIKYAMAAAFEAMADAGFADQEMSKAEREMFGVLIGSGIGGLSTIWDEANGYRGPRRISPFFIPSLIINLASGFVSIRHGLQGPNSAVATACATGTHAIGDASRLIMHGYADRMVAGGTDSVITQLGVGGFAAMRALSTRNEEPEKASRPFDIARDGFVMGEGAGIVVLEEYEMAKARGAKIYAEIAGYGMSGDAHHITSPSMDGDGPMRVMRATLKDAGMSPEDVYYVNAHGTSTPAGDKLECMAIKGVFGDHAKALKVSSTKSMTGHLLGAAGGIETIFTALALHTGKIPPTINVENQDPECDLDVTANVAGTLDGNVALNNNFGFGGTNACVILRRV, encoded by the coding sequence ATGCAGACCAGCCGTCGCCGCGTCGTCATCACGGGCATGGGCACCATCAATCCCTGCGGAAACAGCGTCCCGGCCACCTGGGCGAATCTGCTGGAGGGAAAATCAGGCGTCAGCACCATCGACCGTTTCGATGTCAGCGACTATGCCTGCAAGATCGCGGGCCAGGTGAAGGACTTCAATCCCGACGACACCATTGATAAAAAAGAACAGAAGAAGATGGACATCTTCATCAAGTACGCCATGGCCGCGGCTTTTGAAGCCATGGCGGATGCGGGGTTCGCGGACCAGGAAATGTCCAAGGCCGAGCGCGAGATGTTCGGCGTGCTCATCGGCTCGGGCATCGGCGGCCTCAGCACCATCTGGGACGAAGCCAACGGCTACCGCGGTCCGCGCCGCATCAGCCCCTTCTTCATTCCCAGCCTGATCATCAATCTCGCGTCGGGCTTCGTGTCCATCCGCCATGGATTGCAGGGTCCGAACAGCGCTGTGGCCACGGCCTGCGCCACAGGCACCCACGCCATTGGCGACGCTTCCCGGCTCATCATGCACGGGTATGCGGATCGCATGGTTGCAGGCGGCACTGACAGCGTCATCACCCAGCTCGGTGTCGGCGGCTTCGCGGCCATGCGCGCGCTCTCCACGCGGAACGAGGAACCCGAAAAGGCCAGCCGCCCCTTCGACATCGCCCGCGATGGATTCGTGATGGGCGAGGGCGCAGGCATCGTGGTGCTCGAAGAGTACGAAATGGCCAAGGCGCGGGGCGCGAAGATCTACGCCGAGATCGCGGGCTACGGCATGAGCGGCGACGCCCACCACATCACCAGCCCCAGCATGGATGGCGACGGCCCCATGCGGGTGATGCGCGCCACGCTGAAGGACGCCGGGATGAGCCCCGAAGATGTCTACTACGTCAATGCCCACGGCACCTCCACGCCCGCCGGCGACAAGCTGGAATGCATGGCCATCAAGGGCGTCTTCGGCGACCACGCGAAGGCCCTGAAGGTGAGCAGCACCAAATCCATGACGGGCCATCTGTTGGGCGCGGCAGGCGGCATCGAGACCATCTTCACCGCCCTGGCCCTGCATACCGGCAAGATCCCGCCCACCATCAACGTCGAGAACCAGGACCCCGAATGCGACCTGGACGTTACCGCGAATGTCGCGGGCACGCTGGATGGCAATGTCGCGCTGAACAACAACTTCGGTTTCGGCGGAACCAACGCGTGCGTGATATTGAGAAGGGTTTAA
- the acpP gene encoding acyl carrier protein has translation MAEIHKKVIAIIAEQLAKPEDSITEGSNFVDDLGADSLDTVEIIMAIEEAFGLEIPESEQEKIRTVGDAIAYIEKHHKG, from the coding sequence ATGGCAGAAATCCATAAAAAGGTCATCGCGATCATCGCCGAGCAGCTCGCCAAGCCGGAAGATTCCATCACCGAAGGCAGCAATTTCGTGGATGACCTTGGGGCCGACAGCCTTGACACCGTTGAGATCATCATGGCCATCGAAGAAGCCTTCGGCCTTGAGATTCCCGAGAGCGAGCAGGAGAAGATCCGGACCGTGGGCGACGCGATCGCCTACATCGAAAAGCACCACAAGGGCTGA
- a CDS encoding tyrosine recombinase XerD, whose product MPRAPQTAEPEGGWPLGWAASLKEFEVHLAVERGLAPNSVSGYLSDLRFLAAWALERELPPSDLDRDRITAFLVSQHAEGKASRSVARLSSALRQFLIFMRMEGAGAAGPEAVVKPPRPPRILPKTLSEAQVEALLKAPDVNTPMGVRDRAWIELLYASGLRVTELATLSALRVYLDEGFIKVMGKGRKERLIPFGDGAEHWIRQWLVLRPGFKPSSDALFVGKGGDPMTRQHFWKMLKVFAAEAGIKRDSISPHVLRHAFATHLLDHGADLRSVQAMLGHADISTTQIYTHVHQARLRELYDRMHPRGQR is encoded by the coding sequence ATGCCCCGAGCTCCCCAGACAGCGGAACCCGAAGGCGGCTGGCCTTTGGGCTGGGCCGCGTCCTTGAAGGAATTCGAGGTCCATCTCGCAGTCGAACGGGGACTTGCCCCGAATTCCGTGTCGGGCTACCTCTCGGACCTCCGCTTTCTCGCCGCCTGGGCCCTGGAGCGGGAACTGCCGCCCTCGGATCTGGACCGGGACCGCATCACAGCTTTCCTCGTCTCCCAGCACGCCGAAGGCAAAGCTTCCCGCAGCGTCGCGCGGCTCTCTTCCGCTCTGCGGCAATTCCTGATTTTCATGCGGATGGAGGGCGCCGGCGCGGCCGGGCCCGAAGCCGTGGTGAAGCCGCCGCGGCCTCCGCGCATCCTGCCGAAAACCCTGAGCGAAGCCCAGGTGGAAGCCCTGCTCAAGGCTCCAGACGTGAACACGCCCATGGGCGTGCGCGACCGCGCCTGGATCGAATTGCTCTATGCATCCGGCCTGCGGGTCACGGAGCTGGCCACCCTTTCGGCGCTGCGGGTCTATCTGGATGAGGGCTTCATCAAGGTCATGGGAAAGGGCCGGAAGGAGCGGCTGATTCCTTTCGGCGATGGGGCTGAGCATTGGATCCGGCAATGGCTGGTCCTGCGCCCGGGATTCAAGCCCTCGTCCGATGCGCTGTTCGTGGGCAAGGGCGGGGACCCCATGACCCGCCAGCATTTCTGGAAAATGCTGAAGGTCTTCGCAGCCGAGGCTGGCATCAAACGCGACTCCATCAGCCCCCACGTGCTGCGGCACGCCTTCGCCACCCATCTCCTGGACCACGGCGCCGACCTCCGCAGCGTCCAGGCCATGCTCGGCCATGCGGACATCAGCACGACCCAGATCTACACCCACGTGCATCAGGCCCGGTTGAGGGAACTGTACGACCGCATGCATCCGCGAGGCCAAAGATGA
- the uvrB gene encoding excinuclease ABC subunit UvrB gives MREFKLHAPYEPAGDQPEAISQLVAGIENGDRWQTLLGVTGSGKTYTMAATIARLNRPALIFAPNKTLAAQLFSEFKLFFPDNAVEYFVSYYDYYQPEAYVPERDLFIEKDAAINEELEKLRLSATRNLLERRDTIVVASVSCIYGLGDPSSYLNLSVNLEVGQTRDRAMLLRDLVAIQYQRNQTAFEPGNFRVRGDVIEVYPAYEDVGYRIELWGDEIERLSKIDPLRGLVIEKLESLTIWPKTHYVTPEDKLKVAIREIKSELELRENELREGNKIVELQRLHQRTIYDIEMLKEMGMCSGIENYSRFLDGRNPGEPPHTLLDYFPEDFVLFMDESHVATGQLHGMYNGDRSRKTTLVEYGFRLPSALDNRPLKFEEFESRVKQVIYVSATPGDYELQQSGGVIAEQVVRPTGLVDPEVEIRPVGTQVDDLLEEIRKATAKDERILVTVLTKKLAEQLTAYYQEVGVKCEYLHSEIDTLQRVELLKGLRRGDFDVLVGINLLREGLDLPEVSLVAILDADKEGFLRNTRSLIQTIGRAARNVNGKAILYADVMTKSITAALGETSRRRAKQVEYNLLHGITPESVKRNLDDVMGEALAREFISVPKEKAAEEPMLYLDDRGFQKEIAKLDKRMKDLASQMKFEEAAELRDRILRVRRERFTEVLGAVSAAGPVIP, from the coding sequence ATGCGCGAATTCAAGCTGCACGCCCCGTACGAGCCCGCTGGCGACCAGCCGGAAGCGATCTCGCAGCTGGTGGCGGGCATCGAGAATGGGGACCGCTGGCAGACGCTGCTGGGGGTCACGGGCTCGGGGAAGACCTACACCATGGCTGCCACCATCGCTCGCCTTAACCGGCCCGCTTTGATCTTCGCGCCCAACAAGACGCTGGCGGCGCAGCTCTTCAGCGAGTTCAAGCTGTTCTTCCCGGATAACGCGGTCGAGTATTTCGTCAGCTACTACGACTACTACCAGCCCGAAGCCTACGTGCCGGAGCGGGACCTCTTCATCGAGAAGGATGCCGCCATCAACGAGGAGCTGGAGAAGCTGCGCCTCAGCGCCACGCGGAATCTGCTGGAACGCCGCGACACCATCGTGGTGGCATCGGTCAGTTGCATTTATGGCCTTGGCGATCCCAGCAGCTACCTGAATCTCAGCGTGAATCTCGAAGTGGGCCAGACGCGGGACCGCGCCATGCTGCTGCGGGATCTCGTGGCGATCCAGTACCAACGGAACCAGACCGCCTTCGAGCCCGGCAATTTCCGCGTCCGTGGCGATGTCATCGAGGTCTACCCAGCTTATGAAGACGTGGGCTACCGCATCGAGCTCTGGGGCGACGAGATCGAGCGGCTGTCCAAGATCGACCCGCTGCGCGGCCTCGTCATCGAGAAGCTGGAGTCGCTCACCATCTGGCCCAAGACCCACTACGTGACGCCCGAGGACAAACTGAAAGTCGCCATCCGCGAGATCAAGAGCGAGCTTGAGCTGCGGGAGAATGAACTGCGCGAAGGGAACAAGATCGTCGAGCTGCAGCGCCTGCACCAGCGCACGATCTACGACATCGAGATGCTCAAGGAGATGGGCATGTGCTCCGGCATCGAGAACTACTCGCGCTTCCTTGATGGCCGAAATCCAGGCGAGCCGCCCCACACGCTGCTGGATTATTTCCCAGAGGATTTCGTGCTCTTCATGGACGAAAGCCACGTGGCCACGGGCCAGCTCCATGGCATGTACAACGGCGACCGCAGCCGCAAGACCACGCTGGTGGAGTATGGCTTCCGCCTGCCTTCGGCCCTGGACAACCGCCCGCTGAAATTCGAGGAATTCGAGAGCCGCGTGAAGCAGGTGATCTACGTGAGCGCCACGCCGGGCGACTATGAATTGCAGCAGAGCGGCGGCGTCATCGCCGAGCAGGTGGTGCGGCCCACGGGTCTGGTGGACCCCGAGGTGGAGATCCGTCCCGTGGGCACCCAGGTGGATGACCTGCTGGAGGAGATCCGCAAGGCCACCGCCAAGGACGAACGCATCCTGGTCACCGTGCTCACCAAGAAGCTCGCCGAACAGCTCACGGCCTACTACCAGGAAGTGGGCGTGAAATGCGAATACCTGCACAGCGAGATCGATACGCTGCAGCGCGTGGAGCTGCTCAAGGGGCTGCGCCGGGGCGATTTCGATGTGCTGGTGGGCATCAATCTGCTGCGCGAAGGACTGGACCTGCCGGAAGTCTCGCTGGTGGCCATCCTCGACGCCGACAAGGAGGGTTTCCTGCGCAACACGCGCTCGCTCATCCAGACCATCGGCCGCGCGGCGCGCAATGTGAACGGCAAGGCCATCCTCTACGCCGATGTGATGACGAAATCGATCACGGCGGCCTTGGGCGAGACCAGCCGCCGCCGCGCCAAGCAGGTGGAGTACAACCTGCTGCATGGCATCACGCCGGAATCCGTCAAACGCAATCTTGACGACGTGATGGGCGAGGCCCTGGCGCGGGAATTCATCAGTGTGCCCAAGGAGAAGGCCGCCGAAGAGCCGATGCTCTACCTGGACGACAGGGGTTTCCAGAAAGAGATCGCCAAGCTCGACAAGCGCATGAAGGACCTCGCTTCGCAGATGAAATTCGAGGAGGCGGCCGAGTTGCGGGACCGGATCCTGCGGGTGAGGAGGGAGAGATTCACCGAGGTCCTGGGCGCCGTCAGCGCGGCGGGACCGGTCATCCCCTGA
- a CDS encoding SpoIIE family protein phosphatase, with product MTRVITPMSLLFLKIPGQAPRMLGPDQSSWRIGRSAQNEIVVEDASLSRHHARLEVMDGKALIEDLGSLNGTMVNGERIRGVHPVKAGDQLVLGTVMMTLGEEPTNITMMSAVQIDKGAKDQLSSGTMVFRAAELRSGSYGTVHPENQAKRWLDALAMVSDLTLELVQDVATEILLDHLMERLFQFFEPDRSVVMLRDLAGELQPVVVRTNEFLQGKPIKLSQTLVDAAMERREALLVNNAFDDPRTSAAASIVRSGMATIMVTPLEHEGQVIGLIYMDAKAYREPFTEDDLRLVTALAHIAAAKIRTARLVEEVQKKKAMDQELAMARQIQQKLLPEKDPVVVGWELYGSNEASRQVSGDLYGYWPRPDGKLYVAIADVSGKGMGPGLMMAAFTAYMYAWAEIMLPPSELASRLSSALGLHTAKNRFITAFFLLLDPATGTIQFTNAGHNPGMLLRADGSEAELGSHGMPLAMLAGTPYGQDEQTLEVGDMLALYTDGITEAQNPAGIDFDMVGIRNAVSAHKGKPLPLIGDEIHHSLDRHTRGAPLADDRTLVLVRRR from the coding sequence ATGACCCGTGTTATCACACCCATGAGCCTCCTCTTCCTCAAAATCCCCGGCCAGGCCCCGCGAATGCTGGGTCCCGACCAGTCCTCCTGGCGCATCGGCCGGTCGGCGCAGAACGAGATCGTCGTCGAGGACGCCAGCCTGTCGCGGCACCATGCGCGGCTGGAAGTCATGGACGGCAAGGCCCTGATCGAGGACCTGGGCTCCCTGAACGGGACCATGGTGAACGGGGAGCGGATCAGGGGAGTCCACCCCGTGAAGGCCGGCGACCAGCTGGTGCTGGGCACCGTGATGATGACCCTGGGGGAAGAACCCACCAATATCACCATGATGTCGGCGGTGCAGATCGACAAGGGCGCCAAGGACCAATTGTCCAGCGGCACCATGGTGTTCCGGGCGGCGGAGCTGCGCAGCGGCTCCTATGGCACGGTCCACCCCGAGAACCAGGCCAAGCGGTGGCTCGACGCCCTGGCGATGGTCAGCGACCTGACCCTGGAACTGGTGCAGGACGTGGCGACCGAAATCCTGCTGGACCACCTGATGGAGCGGCTCTTCCAGTTCTTCGAACCGGACCGCAGCGTGGTGATGCTGAGGGATCTGGCTGGCGAATTGCAGCCGGTGGTGGTGCGCACCAACGAGTTCCTGCAGGGCAAGCCCATCAAGCTGAGCCAGACCCTCGTGGACGCGGCCATGGAACGGCGCGAAGCGCTGCTGGTGAACAACGCCTTCGACGATCCGAGGACCTCCGCCGCCGCCAGCATCGTGCGCAGCGGCATGGCCACCATCATGGTCACGCCCCTCGAGCATGAGGGCCAGGTCATCGGCCTGATCTACATGGACGCCAAGGCGTACCGCGAGCCTTTCACCGAGGACGACCTGCGCCTGGTCACCGCCCTCGCCCACATCGCCGCCGCCAAGATCCGCACCGCCCGGCTGGTGGAGGAGGTGCAGAAGAAAAAGGCCATGGACCAGGAGCTGGCCATGGCCCGCCAGATCCAGCAGAAGCTGCTGCCCGAGAAGGACCCCGTGGTGGTGGGCTGGGAACTGTACGGCTCCAACGAGGCTTCCCGGCAGGTTTCCGGGGATCTCTACGGCTACTGGCCCCGGCCGGACGGCAAGCTGTACGTGGCCATCGCCGATGTGAGCGGCAAGGGCATGGGGCCGGGCCTGATGATGGCGGCCTTCACGGCCTACATGTACGCCTGGGCGGAGATCATGCTGCCCCCGTCCGAACTGGCGTCACGGCTCTCGAGCGCGCTGGGCCTGCACACCGCCAAGAACCGCTTCATCACGGCCTTTTTCCTGTTGCTGGATCCGGCCACGGGAACCATCCAGTTCACCAACGCCGGCCACAATCCAGGAATGCTGCTGAGGGCGGACGGCAGCGAAGCGGAACTGGGCTCCCACGGCATGCCCTTGGCCATGCTGGCGGGCACGCCCTACGGCCAGGACGAGCAGACGCTCGAGGTGGGCGACATGCTGGCCTTGTACACCGATGGCATCACCGAGGCCCAGAATCCCGCGGGCATCGATTTCGACATGGTGGGCATCCGGAACGCCGTGAGCGCCCACAAAGGCAAGCCCCTCCCGCTGATCGGGGATGAAATCCACCATTCCCTGGACCGCCACACCCGCGGCGCCCCCCTGGCCGACGACCGGACCCTGGTGTTGGTGCGGCGGCGCTGA